A genomic region of Deinococcus aestuarii contains the following coding sequences:
- a CDS encoding methyltransferase family protein, translating into MTRDPVEALALLVYTLAYLLIAFVWRSLLVWRRTGVNPYVLRADDSAHGYVGRAMRVLLLTVLALVLGLNLVPGLETWLGPVPALLDPRLAFLGWVLLLASLGWIAAAQAGMGVSWRIGVDEGARTALVQQGLFAYSRNPIFLGMRVNLLGLFLVVPNAVTLAVLVAGEVVMGVQVRLEEAYLSRVHGNAYEGYRRRVRRWL; encoded by the coding sequence ATGACACGAGACCCGGTGGAAGCCCTGGCCCTGCTGGTCTACACGCTGGCATACCTGCTGATCGCCTTTGTGTGGCGCTCGCTGCTGGTGTGGCGGCGCACGGGGGTGAATCCCTACGTGCTGCGGGCGGACGACTCCGCGCACGGGTACGTCGGGCGCGCGATGCGGGTCCTGCTGCTCACGGTGCTGGCCCTGGTGCTGGGACTGAACCTGGTGCCCGGGCTGGAGACCTGGCTCGGCCCGGTCCCCGCCCTGCTGGACCCACGTCTGGCGTTCCTGGGGTGGGTGTTGCTGCTGGCCTCCCTGGGCTGGATCGCCGCCGCGCAGGCGGGGATGGGGGTCTCCTGGCGGATCGGGGTGGACGAGGGCGCCCGAACCGCACTGGTGCAGCAGGGGCTATTCGCCTATTCCCGTAACCCGATCTTCCTGGGGATGCGGGTGAACCTGCTGGGGCTCTTCCTGGTGGTGCCGAACGCGGTGACGCTGGCGGTGCTGGTGGCCGGGGAGGTGGTGATGGGCGTGCAGGTGCGGCTGGAGGAGGCGTACCTGTCCCGGGTGCATGGCAACGCCTACGAGGGGTACCGCCGCCGCGTGCGCCGCTGGCTCTGA
- a CDS encoding metal-dependent transcriptional regulator, with amino-acid sequence MTDRTLSHAAEDYLKQLYLLGQGGTVGTQALADALNVTPASTTGMLRKLTDLGLVDHAAYRGARLTPAGEKVALEVLRHHRLLELYLHRALGYPLDEVHDEAERLEHVISEAFEARIAAWLGDPAFDPHGDPIPGLNGELPAQGERPLGSLREGERAQVTRVPEDPAVLRGLMEAGLTPGVEVKVLAHDPALGTLTLEVGGVPLTLALLVAERVRVSEGVTA; translated from the coding sequence ATGACGGACCGAACTCTCTCGCACGCGGCGGAGGATTATCTCAAGCAGCTCTACCTGCTGGGCCAGGGAGGGACCGTGGGCACCCAGGCGCTGGCCGACGCCCTGAACGTCACCCCGGCCAGCACCACCGGCATGCTGCGCAAACTCACCGACCTCGGCCTGGTCGATCACGCGGCCTACCGGGGCGCGAGGCTCACGCCCGCCGGGGAGAAGGTCGCGCTGGAGGTGCTGCGCCACCACCGCCTGCTGGAGCTGTACCTGCACCGCGCGCTGGGCTACCCCCTCGACGAGGTGCACGACGAGGCCGAGCGCCTGGAGCACGTGATCAGCGAGGCCTTCGAGGCCCGCATCGCCGCCTGGCTGGGCGACCCGGCCTTCGACCCGCACGGCGATCCCATCCCCGGGCTGAACGGGGAACTGCCCGCCCAGGGCGAACGCCCGCTGGGGAGTCTCCGGGAGGGAGAGCGGGCCCAGGTCACCCGGGTTCCGGAGGACCCGGCGGTGCTGCGCGGCCTGATGGAGGCGGGGCTGACGCCTGGCGTGGAGGTGAAGGTCCTGGCTCACGACCCGGCGCTGGGCACCCTGACCCTGGAGGTGGGCGGAGTCCCGCTGACCCTGGCCCTCCTCGTCGCTGAACGCGTTCGGGTTTCCGAGGGGGTGACGGCGTGA